The Blastopirellula marina genome has a window encoding:
- a CDS encoding quinol:cytochrome C oxidoreductase, producing the protein MTDDESIRLNPAWQSVRLVAMAVGVLALLLAMAIGMTQESSSYFFHSYLTSFVYFLSISLGALFFVPIHHLTRAGWSVVIRRVAELLSQNLIPMAILFLVILFPVLFGSHSLFEWNDPAKWDVNSAHYDQLIAHKSPYLNPIFFTIRAIVYFGTWICIARYFFLNSLAQDGNGDKQITLKLQKWSSLAVVLFALTVTFASFDWLMSLDPHWFSTIFGVYFFAGSALSFFAFMTVVIFLLQRDGKMANIVTQEHYHDLGKYTFGFTLFWGYIAFSQFLLIWYANIPEETGWYLRRQEHGWATVAIMLIFGHFFLPFFGVMSRHIRRNKYILTGWAVFILVMHYVDLYYIVMPQVSHGTGVPSFGLIDVCCIVGIGGLYISSLIWFATDKPLVPVKDPRLSESLALQNH; encoded by the coding sequence GTGACGGACGACGAATCGATCCGCCTCAATCCGGCCTGGCAGTCGGTGCGACTGGTCGCGATGGCGGTTGGCGTCTTGGCGCTGCTGCTGGCCATGGCGATTGGAATGACGCAGGAAAGCTCTTCCTACTTCTTCCATTCCTACCTGACCAGTTTCGTGTACTTCCTTAGCATCTCGCTGGGGGCATTGTTCTTTGTTCCCATCCACCATCTCACACGAGCTGGCTGGAGCGTCGTGATTCGTCGAGTGGCAGAACTGTTGAGCCAAAACTTGATCCCCATGGCGATCTTGTTCCTGGTGATTCTGTTCCCTGTCCTGTTCGGCAGTCACAGCCTGTTTGAATGGAACGATCCAGCCAAGTGGGACGTTAACTCGGCTCACTACGATCAGTTGATCGCTCACAAGTCCCCCTACCTGAATCCGATCTTCTTCACGATCCGAGCCATTGTTTACTTTGGCACTTGGATTTGTATCGCCCGCTACTTCTTCCTGAACTCTTTGGCTCAGGACGGCAACGGCGATAAGCAAATCACTCTGAAGCTGCAAAAGTGGAGCTCCCTGGCAGTCGTGCTGTTTGCACTAACGGTCACCTTTGCTTCGTTCGACTGGTTGATGTCACTCGATCCGCATTGGTTCAGCACTATCTTTGGCGTGTACTTCTTCGCGGGAAGTGCATTGAGCTTCTTTGCTTTCATGACCGTTGTGATCTTCCTGCTTCAGCGGGATGGCAAGATGGCCAACATTGTCACCCAAGAGCATTACCATGACCTGGGTAAATATACCTTCGGCTTCACGCTCTTCTGGGGTTACATTGCATTCAGTCAGTTCCTGCTGATCTGGTATGCGAACATTCCAGAAGAAACCGGCTGGTATCTGCGTCGCCAAGAGCATGGCTGGGCAACCGTGGCGATCATGCTGATCTTCGGCCACTTCTTCCTTCCATTTTTTGGTGTCATGTCGCGACATATTCGCCGCAACAAGTACATCCTCACCGGCTGGGCCGTGTTCATCCTGGTCATGCATTACGTAGACCTTTACTACATTGTCATGCCCCAGGTTTCCCATGGAACTGGTGTTCCGAGTTTCGGCTTGATTGACGTGTGCTGTATCGTCGGAATCGGCGGTTTATACATTAGCTCATTGATCTGGTTCGCCACCGATAAGCCGTTGGTTCCTGTCAAGGATCCACGTCTGAGCGAATCGCTGGCACTTCAGAATCATTAA
- the coxB gene encoding cytochrome c oxidase subunit II, whose amino-acid sequence MLSILADTMFFPPERSTVAGSVDGLFDFIYYLSLFFFVLIIGFMIYFVLKYYQRDGHTEAPSPSHNETLEITWSVIPSILVGVIFFFGFTEYLNMREAPENAYEIQVVASKWNWVFKYPNGAESGDLHIPVDRDVKFLLQSQDVLHSFYIPAFRIKMDCVPQRYTWTWVRATHTTGSGLDESSHEPLRLFCAEYCGQQHSIMHRKVFVHETADFDQWVEKAANILENNTPEEAGKILFGRKGCAQCHSVDGDNSAKYPGPPLNGQWGTERQVTPRGSSSPITVTMDENYVRQSIRQPNSEIVVGRKPGMTVFTPQLLKDEEITAIIAYLKSIK is encoded by the coding sequence ATGCTTTCCATCCTGGCGGATACCATGTTTTTCCCGCCCGAGCGGTCGACGGTCGCTGGAAGTGTCGACGGGTTGTTTGACTTCATCTACTACCTGTCGTTGTTCTTCTTTGTGCTGATCATCGGTTTCATGATTTACTTCGTGCTGAAGTATTATCAACGCGACGGGCACACGGAAGCACCTTCCCCTTCGCACAACGAAACCCTGGAAATCACCTGGAGTGTGATCCCGTCCATCCTAGTCGGCGTGATCTTCTTCTTCGGTTTCACTGAGTATCTCAACATGCGAGAAGCTCCGGAAAACGCGTACGAGATCCAGGTTGTCGCCAGCAAGTGGAACTGGGTTTTCAAGTATCCCAATGGTGCCGAATCGGGCGATCTGCACATTCCGGTCGACCGTGATGTGAAATTCCTGCTGCAGTCGCAAGACGTTCTGCACAGTTTTTACATCCCTGCATTCCGCATCAAAATGGACTGTGTTCCCCAACGTTACACTTGGACCTGGGTTCGCGCAACGCACACCACAGGTAGCGGTCTGGACGAGAGCTCGCACGAACCTCTACGTCTGTTCTGTGCGGAATACTGTGGCCAGCAACACTCGATCATGCACCGCAAGGTCTTTGTTCACGAGACCGCGGACTTCGATCAGTGGGTAGAGAAGGCTGCTAACATCCTGGAGAACAACACTCCGGAAGAAGCCGGCAAGATCTTGTTTGGTCGGAAAGGTTGTGCTCAGTGCCACTCGGTGGATGGTGACAACTCCGCGAAATACCCAGGGCCTCCGCTCAACGGCCAATGGGGTACCGAACGTCAAGTTACCCCACGCGGTTCTAGCTCTCCGATTACAGTTACGATGGACGAAAACTACGTTCGTCAGTCGATTCGTCAACCAAATTCCGAGATCGTCGTCGGACGCAAGCCAGGCATGACCGTTTTCACGCCGCAGCTGCTCAAAGACGAAGAAATCACGGCGATCATCGCCTACTTGAAATCAATTAAGTAG
- the nrfD gene encoding NrfD/PsrC family molybdoenzyme membrane anchor subunit, which produces MATVNEVIDTTIDDPGNRTPLVIGGHDYGSITRLVCGINESKTPIAWYVAMLASLSLLGMLGGLIGYLIFTGVGVWGNNNPVYWGFPIVNFVFWVGIGHAGTLISAILFIFRQNWRTSINRFAEAMTIFAVVCAGLFPGIHIGRVWVFYWLFPLPSLQLAMWPQFRSPLLWDVFAVSTYATVSLIFWYTGMIPDLATLRDRTNNKILRIVYSVLSLGWTGSARSWSRYEKAYTLFAALAAPLVLSVHTIVSFDFAVSQLPGWHTTIFPPYFVAGAVFSGFGMVLTLMVPARQLFGLQDVVTKRHLENVCKILLATGSMVGYAYAMEFFIAWYGGNMYEQFAFINRAFGPYWWAYWIMVSCNVISPQLFWFKVCRTTPWLMFVISIFVNIGMWFERFVITVTSLARDFLPSSWGMFEPTWVDYGMLVGSFGLFFTLFLLFVRFGPIVAMAEVKSVMPFPHHNRREEPNNPHGDFHDDPDQ; this is translated from the coding sequence ATGGCCACCGTAAACGAAGTCATTGACACCACGATCGACGATCCGGGCAACCGGACGCCGCTTGTGATTGGCGGGCACGACTACGGCTCGATTACCCGATTGGTGTGCGGCATCAACGAGAGCAAGACGCCAATTGCCTGGTACGTCGCCATGCTTGCGTCGTTAAGCTTGTTGGGCATGCTGGGGGGTCTGATCGGCTACTTGATCTTCACCGGTGTCGGTGTCTGGGGTAATAACAACCCGGTTTACTGGGGCTTCCCGATCGTGAACTTCGTGTTCTGGGTCGGTATCGGTCACGCTGGAACGCTGATCTCCGCAATTTTGTTCATCTTCCGTCAGAACTGGCGTACGAGTATCAACCGTTTCGCGGAAGCGATGACGATCTTCGCGGTGGTTTGTGCCGGTCTATTCCCAGGCATTCACATCGGTCGCGTCTGGGTCTTCTACTGGCTGTTCCCACTGCCGAGCTTGCAGCTGGCGATGTGGCCACAATTCCGCAGCCCGCTGCTGTGGGACGTGTTTGCCGTTTCGACTTACGCGACTGTTTCGTTGATCTTCTGGTACACCGGCATGATTCCGGATCTGGCAACTTTGCGAGATCGTACCAACAACAAGATTTTGCGTATCGTTTACTCGGTTCTGTCACTCGGCTGGACCGGCTCGGCCCGCTCCTGGTCGCGTTATGAAAAGGCTTACACGCTGTTCGCAGCCCTGGCGGCCCCGCTCGTTCTTTCGGTGCATACAATCGTTAGTTTCGACTTCGCCGTTTCGCAGCTTCCTGGCTGGCACACGACCATCTTCCCCCCTTACTTCGTCGCTGGTGCGGTGTTCTCCGGGTTCGGGATGGTACTGACGCTGATGGTTCCTGCCCGACAGTTATTCGGCCTGCAGGATGTGGTTACCAAGCGTCACTTGGAAAACGTCTGCAAGATTTTGCTGGCCACCGGCTCGATGGTCGGTTACGCCTACGCGATGGAATTCTTCATTGCCTGGTACGGCGGCAACATGTACGAACAATTCGCATTCATCAACCGTGCATTCGGCCCTTACTGGTGGGCTTACTGGATCATGGTTTCCTGTAACGTGATTAGCCCGCAGTTGTTCTGGTTCAAGGTCTGTCGCACAACGCCATGGCTGATGTTTGTGATCAGTATCTTCGTGAACATTGGGATGTGGTTCGAGCGATTCGTGATTACCGTCACTTCGCTGGCCCGAGACTTCCTGCCATCCTCGTGGGGCATGTTTGAGCCGACATGGGTTGACTACGGAATGCTTGTGGGCAGCTTTGGGTTGTTCTTTACGCTGTTTTTACTGTTCGTCCGTTTCGGTCCGATCGTGGCAATGGCAGAAGTCAAATCGGTGATGCCGTTCCCGCATCACAACCGCCGAGAGGAACCAAACAATCCTCATGGTGATTTCCACGACGATCCAGATCAATAA
- a CDS encoding SCO family protein, translated as MRGLGTFRWTWAVVFCLALATSVKAQIDETPDAVDGLGVTEHLNELLPLDTPFTDDRGAQIRLGDYFDGKKPVILSLNYSNCPMLCQQQLNGLVRTLSEMDASVGEDFHVVSISIDPRESYQKASKTRMRYYQEYDRPGTAEGWHFLVGESKSIMAVAKATGFQYRYVPERKEYAHNAVLMLCTPDGRISRYMYGVQFDEPTLRLSLVEASEGKIGTTVDQIILTCFMYDETSGRYGPQAIRLMQLGAFTTVACLAIGLIPFWLLRRKASTEKEKLNSNSMDGHLPSSAT; from the coding sequence ATGCGAGGTTTAGGAACATTTCGTTGGACGTGGGCAGTCGTTTTCTGCCTGGCTCTGGCCACATCGGTGAAGGCTCAGATTGATGAGACTCCCGACGCCGTCGATGGGCTTGGTGTCACCGAGCACTTGAACGAATTACTTCCGCTCGACACGCCGTTCACGGATGATCGCGGTGCCCAGATTCGACTGGGCGACTACTTTGACGGTAAGAAGCCTGTCATCCTGTCGCTCAACTACTCGAATTGCCCGATGTTGTGCCAGCAACAGCTTAATGGACTCGTAAGAACCTTAAGCGAAATGGACGCCAGCGTTGGGGAAGACTTTCACGTGGTCTCGATCAGTATCGACCCACGCGAGTCTTACCAAAAAGCAAGTAAGACACGAATGCGGTACTATCAGGAATATGACCGCCCAGGCACAGCCGAGGGATGGCATTTTCTGGTAGGAGAATCCAAGTCGATCATGGCCGTTGCCAAGGCGACCGGATTTCAATACCGCTACGTCCCAGAGCGAAAAGAGTATGCCCATAACGCCGTGCTGATGTTATGCACGCCAGACGGGCGGATCTCTCGCTACATGTACGGAGTTCAGTTCGACGAGCCAACCTTGCGGTTGTCGTTAGTTGAAGCGAGCGAAGGCAAGATTGGGACCACGGTTGATCAGATTATCCTGACGTGCTTTATGTACGATGAAACATCGGGACGTTACGGCCCCCAGGCCATCCGATTGATGCAGCTCGGTGCGTTCACAACCGTGGCCTGCCTGGCAATCGGATTGATTCCGTTCTGGCTGTTGAGGCGTAAAGCGAGCACCGAAAAAGAAAAGCTCAATTCCAATTCGATGGACGGACACCTTCCGTCCAGTGCGACTTAA
- a CDS encoding cbb3-type cytochrome c oxidase subunit I translates to MSTITPETQIDSGHNDDPSSNYLTSSSGFMSWAFTLDHKRIGVMYLVGIFAAFFLGGVLALLLRLHLMVPNGLFGDWVSLDSYNQLFTLHGAVMTFLFIIPSIPAALGNFVLPLMVGAKDVAFPRMNLASFHLWVFGAIFFLIALVTTGLDTGWTFYTPYSIETQTNVVAATIGAFILGFSSIFTGLNFIVTVNTMRPPGMTWFKMPLFMWAIYATAIIQILATPVLGITLLLLMGERILGIGIFDPSMGGDPVLFQHFFWFYSHPAVYIMILPAMGIISELMSVYSRKPIFGYTFIAYSSIAIALLGFLVWGHHMFVSGQSPMSAVIFSGLTFSVSIPSAIKVFNWTATMYKGNINLATPMCYALSFLFLFTIGGLTGLFLGALATDVHLHDTYFVVAHFHYVMMGGTVIAFVGGLYHWWPKMFGVMYNETFGRLFCAVVFFGFNLTFLPQFVMGSRGMPRRYATYVEEYQIYHVLSTIGALTLGIGMVGAIAVLVISLFKGRKAPANPWGAATLEWTCTSPPPYYNFEHAPHVDSPYDYSDLKYDARIGGYVKDPNAPKKSSSDHH, encoded by the coding sequence ATGTCCACGATTACACCAGAAACTCAAATTGATAGCGGTCACAACGACGACCCCAGTTCGAACTACTTGACTAGTTCGTCGGGCTTCATGTCGTGGGCCTTCACACTCGATCACAAGCGAATCGGTGTGATGTATCTTGTTGGGATCTTTGCCGCCTTTTTCCTGGGTGGTGTGCTGGCCCTGTTGCTGCGGCTGCACCTGATGGTTCCCAACGGGTTGTTTGGCGACTGGGTTTCGCTCGATAGCTACAACCAGTTGTTTACCCTTCACGGTGCGGTGATGACCTTCTTGTTCATTATCCCCAGTATTCCGGCCGCTCTTGGCAACTTCGTCCTTCCGCTGATGGTGGGTGCGAAGGACGTGGCATTTCCACGTATGAACCTGGCCAGCTTCCACCTGTGGGTTTTCGGGGCGATCTTCTTCTTGATTGCCCTGGTAACGACCGGCTTGGATACCGGTTGGACCTTCTACACTCCGTACAGTATTGAAACGCAAACCAACGTGGTCGCCGCAACCATCGGTGCCTTCATCCTTGGTTTCAGTTCGATCTTTACCGGCTTGAACTTCATCGTCACGGTGAACACCATGCGTCCACCAGGCATGACCTGGTTCAAGATGCCGCTGTTCATGTGGGCCATCTATGCCACGGCGATCATTCAGATTTTGGCAACACCAGTTCTCGGCATCACGCTGCTGCTGCTCATGGGAGAACGCATCCTCGGCATCGGTATCTTCGATCCGAGCATGGGTGGTGACCCAGTTTTGTTCCAGCACTTTTTCTGGTTCTACTCGCACCCAGCCGTGTACATCATGATTCTCCCGGCGATGGGGATCATCAGCGAATTGATGTCGGTTTACAGCCGCAAGCCAATCTTCGGTTACACGTTCATTGCCTACAGCTCGATTGCGATCGCTCTGCTTGGTTTCCTTGTCTGGGGTCACCATATGTTTGTCAGCGGTCAAAGTCCGATGTCAGCTGTGATCTTCAGTGGCCTAACCTTCAGCGTGTCGATTCCTTCGGCAATCAAGGTCTTTAACTGGACCGCTACGATGTACAAGGGGAATATCAACCTGGCTACGCCAATGTGCTATGCCCTGTCGTTCCTCTTCCTGTTCACGATTGGTGGTTTGACCGGTTTGTTCCTGGGTGCTTTGGCAACTGACGTTCACCTACACGATACCTACTTCGTCGTCGCTCACTTTCATTACGTGATGATGGGCGGTACGGTGATCGCCTTCGTTGGCGGCCTCTATCACTGGTGGCCTAAGATGTTCGGCGTGATGTACAACGAGACCTTTGGTCGCCTGTTCTGTGCAGTGGTCTTCTTCGGGTTCAACCTGACCTTCCTCCCGCAGTTCGTGATGGGCTCGCGTGGTATGCCGCGACGCTACGCCACTTACGTCGAAGAGTACCAGATCTACCATGTCCTCTCGACGATCGGTGCATTGACGCTGGGTATCGGGATGGTCGGTGCGATTGCCGTGCTGGTGATTTCGCTCTTCAAGGGACGCAAGGCTCCGGCCAACCCATGGGGTGCCGCTACGCTGGAATGGACCTGCACCAGCCCACCTCCTTACTACAACTTTGAACACGCACCGCATGTAGACTCGCCATACGACTACAGCGACCTGAAATACGACGCCCGAATTGGCGGCTATGTGAAAGATCCTAATGCACCGAAGAAGTCTTCGTCGGATCATCATTAA
- a CDS encoding quinol:electron acceptor oxidoreductase subunit ActD yields MSEDTNNTEPKLIGLMAQFDDPDSLLAACEKVRKAGYTKTDAYTPFPLHGIDEALGIKPTILPWIVLTLGVMGGFAGLGLQYITNAEWYPFIISAKPVWSLPANIPVIFELVILHSAIAVFLGMLALNKLPTFSNPLFRVPEFARATDDKFFLTIDVNDEKYKPNKTRDLMDGLAGQTDVIEVYEDPSPAEIPKIIKFVGIGAAVVALIPPILLWRAYYQTSTVPRINPIRDMDIQLRGDTQTISPVFADGRTMRPRIPGTVARGEWIDPIMLTGIVPDAGKQNVAFLQDDEAPKEGDQKPAAEEKPAEEKPEADKPMAEDKPAEAKPADEKPAEGKPAEGAAPAAQPEEPEPNWVKIAPITVTRATLERGRNRYNIYCSVCHGLAGDGDGLVAQRALQLEQPTWIPPTNLHTDYLLTQPDGKLYNTITHGIRKMKGYGDQIPAEDRWAIVTYVRALQKTRTGTPEEIPAVEMKELEIKGQ; encoded by the coding sequence ATGTCAGAAGATACGAACAACACGGAACCCAAGCTGATCGGACTGATGGCGCAGTTCGACGACCCCGACTCCTTGTTGGCGGCGTGCGAGAAGGTGAGAAAGGCCGGTTACACGAAAACCGATGCCTACACGCCCTTCCCTCTGCATGGCATCGACGAAGCCCTCGGGATCAAGCCGACCATCCTGCCATGGATCGTGCTGACGCTCGGGGTGATGGGTGGATTCGCCGGCCTTGGTCTGCAGTACATCACCAATGCTGAATGGTATCCGTTCATCATTTCGGCCAAGCCTGTCTGGAGTTTGCCAGCCAATATTCCGGTGATCTTCGAGTTGGTTATTTTGCACTCGGCTATCGCCGTGTTCCTTGGCATGCTGGCCTTGAACAAGTTGCCGACGTTCTCGAACCCACTGTTTCGCGTACCTGAGTTTGCTCGGGCAACCGACGACAAGTTCTTCCTGACGATCGACGTCAACGACGAAAAATACAAACCCAACAAGACTCGCGATCTGATGGATGGCCTGGCTGGCCAGACGGACGTGATCGAGGTCTATGAAGACCCGAGCCCAGCAGAAATCCCCAAGATCATCAAGTTCGTTGGTATTGGTGCCGCCGTTGTTGCCCTGATTCCTCCGATCTTGCTTTGGCGGGCCTATTACCAAACATCGACCGTGCCGCGTATTAATCCGATTCGCGATATGGACATCCAGCTCCGCGGCGATACCCAAACGATTAGCCCTGTCTTTGCTGACGGTCGCACCATGCGTCCGCGCATTCCCGGTACCGTCGCTCGCGGCGAGTGGATTGATCCAATCATGTTGACTGGTATCGTTCCCGACGCAGGCAAACAAAACGTCGCCTTCCTGCAGGATGATGAAGCACCGAAAGAAGGTGACCAGAAACCAGCCGCTGAAGAGAAGCCTGCGGAGGAAAAGCCGGAAGCCGACAAGCCGATGGCCGAAGACAAACCGGCAGAAGCAAAGCCTGCCGATGAAAAACCTGCTGAGGGCAAGCCGGCCGAAGGGGCCGCTCCTGCCGCTCAGCCGGAAGAGCCAGAACCAAACTGGGTCAAGATTGCTCCGATCACCGTGACTCGAGCAACCTTAGAGCGTGGACGCAACCGTTACAACATTTACTGCTCCGTGTGTCACGGCTTGGCAGGCGATGGGGACGGGCTTGTCGCTCAGCGTGCCCTGCAATTGGAGCAACCTACCTGGATTCCTCCAACCAACCTACATACCGATTACCTGCTCACCCAGCCTGATGGCAAGCTGTACAACACCATCACGCATGGTATTCGCAAGATGAAAGGTTACGGCGACCAGATTCCCGCAGAGGATCGATGGGCGATCGTGACATATGTTCGAGCCTTGCAGAAGACGCGAACAGGTACGCCGGAAGAGATTCCAGCCGTTGAGATGAAAGAATTGGAAATTAAAGGTCAGTAA
- a CDS encoding TAT-variant-translocated molybdopterin oxidoreductase: MPENKKPKYWRSLGELEGTPEFEQFLRQEFPEAAEESPTGMPRRRWMQLMGASLALATGAAGCRYPEEEVIGFRYPEEDIAPFSRRPEGRIPGKPEKFATTLTVAGKACPVVATSYDGRPIKIDGNQLHPMVAGADTYSLATLLHLYDPDRSQYPIERDVNGQHSRSWDEFAVWWKEQSKKLEGGNSSKLAILHQTNTSPSVLAQMNEVAKKFPQAKWYQYESISGNTTLGTELAFGKKLRPLLNLEAADIVVDLSADTLGSHPTHGVNNQAFAKRRAPEDGPMSRLYVVESRFSVTGIAADHRLAVAASQMPSFVADLEQKIDAALESGETKEKPAEKIDIIITAMVNDMVSHKGKSLVVGGESLDAETQARIWRINNKLENLGKTVSFIEEPKLARDKVGTIADLAAAMNAGSVDTVIFLGGNPLYDAPADVDFVAAMDKTNTQVYYGDYETETSKKSSWHLPSSHGLEQWGDAIAYDGSFCVVQPLISPIFKTKDPIEFLSVIAGSPISETLEAVKQTVATAFSGSATEAAWTKVLHDGFIADSAPKAVSVSLDSSLDLGDVSVATWRAGLGEAFELIFHPGAGPYDGRYANNGWLQELPEPITKVTWDNVVTMSPKTAETNGVKQAELVEISANGNTVTLPVYIQPGQAHGTLAVGLGYGRTHAGAVGGNVEEGIDPVGVDVGPLRTQATMNLATGVTIKGTGKTFKLATTQDHFAIDLLGMREIGRRVGELVREGSVELFEEHPDFAKHVVHLPPNGDLWAEQEWMKESYDGHAWGMSIDLTKCTGCNACTIACQSENNIPIVGKEAVSVGREMHWIRVDRYFSGDMEDPKAVSQPVTCQQCETAPCESVCPVAATVHSDEGLNDMVYNRCIGTRYCGNNCPYKVRRFNYLDWRASDHRFEAGNQELAKLIFNPEVTVRNRGVMEKCTYCVQRIQNTKIEAKAERRAIGPNEIQVACQEACSSNAIQFGDLNNPESDVAKAHANPRSYSMLAELNTRPRTRYLARITNPHPWLAPEVEEHHGHDDGDHAHEHAEGDHDHEHAKEEEKH; encoded by the coding sequence ATGCCTGAGAATAAGAAACCGAAGTACTGGCGTAGCCTCGGCGAGCTCGAGGGAACTCCTGAATTCGAGCAGTTCCTGCGACAAGAATTTCCGGAAGCTGCCGAAGAATCGCCGACCGGCATGCCGCGTCGCCGCTGGATGCAACTGATGGGGGCCTCGTTGGCATTGGCCACCGGAGCTGCCGGCTGTCGCTACCCAGAAGAAGAAGTGATCGGCTTCCGCTATCCGGAAGAAGACATCGCTCCTTTCTCGCGTCGCCCTGAAGGTCGCATTCCAGGCAAGCCAGAAAAGTTTGCCACGACTTTGACTGTCGCCGGCAAAGCCTGCCCGGTGGTTGCTACCAGCTATGATGGTCGCCCGATCAAGATTGACGGCAACCAGTTGCACCCAATGGTTGCTGGTGCCGACACGTACTCGTTGGCCACCTTGCTGCACCTGTACGATCCCGATCGCAGCCAATATCCGATCGAACGCGACGTCAACGGTCAGCACTCGCGATCATGGGACGAATTCGCCGTTTGGTGGAAGGAACAGTCCAAGAAGCTGGAAGGGGGCAACTCATCGAAGTTGGCCATCCTGCACCAGACCAACACTTCGCCATCCGTTCTCGCCCAAATGAACGAAGTGGCCAAGAAATTCCCGCAAGCCAAGTGGTACCAGTACGAGTCCATTTCCGGCAACACCACGCTGGGAACCGAACTGGCTTTCGGCAAGAAGCTGCGGCCGCTGCTGAATCTCGAAGCTGCCGACATCGTGGTCGACCTGAGTGCCGACACGCTGGGTAGCCACCCGACGCACGGCGTCAACAATCAAGCTTTCGCCAAACGCCGCGCCCCAGAAGATGGCCCAATGAGCCGTCTGTACGTGGTCGAAAGCCGCTTTTCGGTTACCGGAATCGCTGCGGATCACCGCCTAGCGGTTGCTGCTTCGCAGATGCCTAGCTTCGTGGCCGATCTGGAACAGAAGATCGACGCCGCTCTCGAATCTGGCGAAACGAAAGAGAAACCAGCCGAGAAAATCGACATCATCATCACCGCCATGGTGAACGACATGGTCAGCCATAAAGGCAAGAGCCTGGTGGTGGGTGGCGAATCGCTCGATGCCGAGACTCAGGCACGCATCTGGCGTATCAATAACAAGCTGGAAAACCTCGGCAAGACGGTCTCCTTCATCGAAGAGCCAAAGTTGGCTCGCGACAAGGTCGGAACAATCGCCGACCTGGCTGCCGCAATGAATGCTGGCTCGGTCGATACGGTCATCTTCCTGGGGGGCAACCCACTTTACGATGCCCCTGCCGACGTCGACTTCGTTGCCGCGATGGATAAGACCAATACCCAGGTCTACTACGGCGATTACGAGACCGAGACCTCGAAGAAGTCTTCGTGGCACCTCCCCTCGTCGCACGGTCTGGAACAGTGGGGCGATGCGATCGCTTACGACGGCAGTTTCTGCGTCGTACAGCCGCTGATCTCGCCGATCTTCAAGACCAAAGACCCGATCGAATTCCTGAGCGTGATTGCTGGCTCGCCCATCAGTGAAACACTGGAAGCTGTCAAGCAAACGGTCGCCACGGCGTTTTCTGGATCGGCCACCGAAGCCGCTTGGACCAAGGTGCTGCACGATGGCTTCATCGCTGACTCAGCTCCTAAAGCTGTTAGCGTCTCGCTGGATTCCTCCCTGGATCTCGGCGACGTCTCGGTTGCCACTTGGCGTGCAGGTTTGGGCGAAGCCTTTGAACTGATCTTCCACCCAGGTGCCGGCCCTTACGACGGTCGCTATGCCAATAACGGTTGGCTTCAAGAACTGCCAGAGCCGATAACCAAGGTGACCTGGGACAATGTCGTTACCATGAGCCCCAAGACGGCCGAAACGAACGGCGTCAAACAGGCCGAATTGGTCGAGATCTCGGCCAACGGTAACACGGTCACTTTGCCCGTATACATTCAGCCTGGCCAGGCACACGGCACCCTGGCCGTTGGCCTTGGTTACGGCCGCACGCACGCTGGTGCTGTGGGTGGTAACGTCGAGGAAGGCATTGATCCGGTAGGCGTGGACGTCGGTCCGCTCCGCACCCAGGCCACGATGAACCTGGCCACCGGCGTCACGATCAAGGGTACCGGCAAGACGTTCAAGCTGGCGACCACGCAGGACCACTTCGCAATCGACTTGCTCGGTATGCGAGAAATCGGTCGTCGCGTAGGGGAACTGGTTCGCGAAGGTTCCGTTGAACTCTTTGAAGAACACCCCGACTTCGCCAAGCACGTCGTCCACCTTCCACCCAATGGTGACCTATGGGCAGAACAAGAGTGGATGAAGGAATCGTACGACGGTCACGCTTGGGGCATGTCGATCGACTTGACCAAGTGCACCGGCTGTAACGCGTGCACGATTGCCTGCCAGTCGGAAAACAACATTCCGATCGTCGGCAAAGAAGCCGTCTCGGTTGGTCGTGAGATGCATTGGATTCGTGTCGATCGCTACTTCAGCGGCGACATGGAAGACCCCAAGGCGGTCTCTCAACCGGTTACCTGTCAGCAGTGCGAAACGGCTCCGTGCGAAAGCGTTTGCCCGGTTGCCGCTACCGTTCACAGCGACGAAGGCCTGAACGACATGGTCTACAACCGCTGTATCGGTACCCGCTACTGCGGTAACAACTGCCCATACAAAGTACGCCGCTTCAACTACCTGGATTGGCGTGCCAGCGATCATCGCTTTGAAGCCGGCAATCAGGAATTAGCGAAACTGATCTTCAACCCCGAGGTTACCGTTCGTAATCGCGGTGTGATGGAAAAGTGCACCTACTGCGTGCAACGTATCCAGAACACGAAGATCGAAGCCAAGGCCGAACGCCGGGCCATTGGCCCCAACGAGATTCAGGTTGCCTGCCAGGAAGCTTGTTCCTCGAACGCGATCCAATTCGGTGACCTCAACAATCCTGAAAGTGACGTCGCCAAGGCTCACGCGAATCCACGTTCGTATTCGATGCTCGCCGAGCTGAATACCAGGCCTCGCACGCGTTACCTGGCTCGGATCACCAACCCACATCCATGGTTGGCTCCGGAAGTGGAAGAACACCACGGCCACGATGATGGCGACCATGCCCATGAGCATGCGGAAGGTGATCACGATCACGAGCATGCCAAAGAAGAAGAGAAGCACTAA